Proteins encoded together in one Palaemon carinicauda isolate YSFRI2023 chromosome 45, ASM3689809v2, whole genome shotgun sequence window:
- the LOC137634846 gene encoding adhesive plaque matrix protein-like — MRPGVNLNRPIVPREPPSPHTIYREPPFPPTIYREPPSPPTIYREPPSPPIIQREPPTPPTIYREPPSPPTVCREPPSPPTVCLEPLSPPTVCLEPLSPPTVSREQPSPPTVCREPPSPPTVCREPPSPPTVCLEPLSPPTVCLEPLSPPTVSREQPSPPTVCREPPSPPTVCREPPSPPTVRRDPPSPPYRTSRATISPYRPARATISPYRISRATISPYRMSRATISPYHPLRDTISPYHPSRATVSPYCSSRATIFLYRPSRATISSYRPSRATISPYRPSIATISPYCPSIATISPYRPSRATISPYRPSRATVSPYRPSRATVSPYRPSRATIFPYHPSRATISPYRPSKATISPYPCPFPEGPLPSTVSLSPSFIDSLSRFSIGSTFSVVSASLSPTLSTTDQFSAAGIVSAFLVCLEFSRLRIFNGDFLRAFSYYYYYYYYYYYYTNCFLMRRICTDWQGGPFSSEKFPAN, encoded by the coding sequence ATGAGACCTGGGGTGAATCTAAATCGCCCTATCGTCCCTCGAGAGCCACCATCTCCCCATACCATCTATCGAGAGCCACCATTTCCCCCTACCATCTATCGAGAGCCACCATCTCCCCCTACCATTTATCGAGAGCCACCATCTCCCCCTATCATCCAGCGAGAGCCACCAACTCCCCCTACCATCTATCGAGAGCCACCATCTCCCCCTACCGTATGTCGAGAGCCACCATCTCCCCCTACCGTATGTCTAGAGCCACTATCTCCCCCTACCGTATGTCTAGAGCCACTATCTCCCCCTACCGTATCTCGAGAGCAACCGTCTCCCCCTACCGTATGTCGAGAGCCACCATCTCCCCCTACCGTATGTCGAGAGCCACCATCTCCCCCTACCGTATGTCTAGAGCCACTATCTCCCCCTACCGTATGTCTAGAGCCACTATCTCCCCCTACCGTATCTCGAGAGCAACCGTCTCCCCCTACCGTATGTCGAGAGCCACCATCTCCCCCTACCGTATGTCGAGAGCCACCATCTCCCCCTACCGTACGTCGAGACCCACCATCTCCCCCCTACCGTACGTCGAGAGCCACCATCTCCCCCTACCGTCCAGCGAGAGCCACCATCTCCCCCTACCGTATCTCGAGAGCCACCATCTCCCCCTACCGTATGTCGAGAGCCACCATTTCCCCCTACCATCCATTGAGAGACACCATCTCCCCCTACCATCCGTCGAGAGCCACCGTCTCCCCCTACTGTTCATCGAGAGCCACCATCTTCCTTTACCGTCCGTCGAGAGCCACTATCTCCTCCTACCGTCCATCGAGAGCCACCATATCCCCCTACCGTCCATCTATAGCCACCATCTCTCCCTACTGTCCATCTATAGCCACCATCTCTCCCTACCGTCCATCTAGAGCCACCATCTCCCCCTACCGTCCGTCAAGAGCCACCGTCTCCCCTTACCGTCCGTCAAGAGCCACCGTCTCCCCTTACCGTCCGTCAAGAGCCACCATCTTCCCCTACCATCCGTCGAGAGCCACCATCTCCCCCTACCGTCCGTCGAAAGCCACCATCTCCCCCTACCCCTGTCCATTTCCAGAAGGCCCCCTCCCGTCTACTGTTTCTCTCTCCCCTTCATTCATTGACTCCCTATCACGTTTCTCCATTGGGTCAACATTTTCGGTGGTCAGCGCTTCCCTGTCGCCAACCCTTTCAACCACTGATCAATTTTCGGCGGCTGGAATCGTGTCTGCTTTTCTCGTTTGCTTAGAATTCAGCCGTTTACGAATATTCAATGGGGATTTCCTAAGAGCattttcctactactactactactactactactactactactatactaattgttttttaatgaggcgcatttgcactgactggcaggggggcccctttagctcggaaaagtttcctgctaactGA